A portion of the Methanomassiliicoccus sp. genome contains these proteins:
- a CDS encoding DUF61 family protein — MQDETQIRRLLEMMNRHVPSRRTSLTDLLKAQDPEYQSKDGIHYRIKRNELEYLSTIVDPWDQPKLKLPIIIMTDTGDEAGGAWKILGRVEVKVVSQIVGREPEFPDQMRLFHPHMVKLRTVLPTATTTMFSP; from the coding sequence ATGCAGGACGAAACCCAGATACGAAGGCTCCTGGAGATGATGAACCGTCATGTGCCGTCCAGGAGGACCTCTCTGACCGACCTCCTGAAAGCCCAAGATCCCGAGTACCAGAGCAAGGATGGCATCCACTACCGTATCAAGAGGAACGAGCTGGAGTATCTGTCCACCATCGTCGATCCCTGGGACCAGCCGAAGCTAAAGCTGCCGATCATCATCATGACCGACACCGGGGATGAGGCGGGGGGTGCCTGGAAGATCCTGGGGAGGGTCGAGGTCAAGGTCGTGTCCCAGATCGTAGGAAGAGAGCCGGAGTTCCCTGATCAGATGAGGCTGTTCCATCCCCACATGGTGAAGCTCAGGACCGTGCTGCCGACGGCTACCACAACGATGTTCTCTCCGTGA
- a CDS encoding DUF763 domain-containing protein → MSRTGITDLPLHNGSAPRWLFNRMVKLAGAISDVMLLECGSEEYLRRLADPFWFQAFSCVLGFDWHSSGTTTVTCGALKKALEGRKDLVVVGGKGKVSLRTPDEIAFHADLCDMSEEDQQRLVYVSRMCAKVDSAAIQDGHRLYHHALAFDGEGHWTVVQQGMSDVSGYARRYQWNSGMARHFVEEPHTAILGSRVEETLDMTAGASGESRRVAVDLVCDGIEHVEKDILLVAEGQSTLDEWCGGQPLKLHMPRTVNWRALRSAYEFQPSSYEELLAIRGVGPSAIRALALTGELVYGAEPSWKDPVKFSFAVGGKDGVPYPVDRRAMDQAIDYLTKGVEEAKVKKREKLEAVQRLRAMVPPDFER, encoded by the coding sequence ATGTCCCGCACCGGGATCACCGATCTACCGTTGCACAACGGCAGCGCGCCGCGCTGGCTGTTCAACCGGATGGTCAAGCTGGCCGGGGCCATCTCCGACGTCATGCTCCTGGAGTGCGGGAGCGAGGAGTACCTGCGCCGGCTAGCGGACCCCTTCTGGTTCCAGGCGTTCTCTTGCGTGCTGGGCTTCGATTGGCACTCCTCCGGAACCACCACCGTCACCTGCGGAGCACTGAAGAAAGCGCTGGAGGGCCGCAAGGACCTGGTGGTGGTCGGCGGGAAAGGAAAGGTATCTCTGAGGACTCCGGACGAGATTGCCTTCCACGCCGACCTGTGCGACATGTCGGAGGAAGACCAGCAGAGGCTGGTCTATGTGTCCCGCATGTGCGCCAAGGTCGACAGCGCTGCGATCCAGGACGGTCACCGCCTGTACCATCACGCCCTGGCCTTTGACGGTGAGGGTCACTGGACAGTGGTCCAGCAGGGGATGTCCGATGTCAGCGGGTACGCTCGCCGGTACCAGTGGAACAGCGGGATGGCACGCCATTTCGTAGAGGAGCCGCACACCGCCATCCTGGGCAGCCGGGTGGAGGAAACTTTGGACATGACCGCCGGGGCATCCGGCGAATCTAGGAGAGTGGCAGTGGACCTGGTGTGCGACGGGATTGAGCACGTGGAGAAGGACATCCTGCTAGTGGCCGAGGGGCAAAGCACTCTGGACGAGTGGTGCGGGGGGCAGCCGCTGAAGCTGCACATGCCCCGCACGGTGAACTGGAGGGCGCTGAGATCAGCGTACGAGTTCCAGCCGTCCAGTTACGAGGAGTTGTTGGCCATCAGGGGGGTTGGTCCATCGGCAATCCGGGCCCTGGCTCTGACCGGGGAGCTGGTGTACGGGGCTGAGCCGAGCTGGAAGGACCCCGTGAAGTTCTCCTTCGCGGTCGGCGGCAAGGACGGCGTACCCTATCCCGTGGACCGCAGGGCGATGGATCAGGCCATCGACTACCTGACCAAGGGCGTGGAGGAGGCCAAGGTCAAGAAGCGGGAGAAGCTGGAGGCAGTGCAGCGACTTCGGGCAATGGTGCCCCCGGACTTCGAGCGCTGA
- the sucD gene encoding succinate--CoA ligase subunit alpha gives MIMDRGTRVVVQGITGHQGRYHARAMLDFGTEVVAGVTPGKGGTSVEGVPVYDSVQGAVDEHGADVSVVFVPPRAAADSALEALEAGIGTVVMVTEHVPVHDAMTVIQYARLKGGRIIGPNCPGIAAPGRGKAGIMPNEIFQEGSVGVVSRSGTLTYEVVSSLSRAGLGQSTCIGIGGDPVVGTSFVEALRMFEADDGTSAVVLIGEIGGGAEEEAAEFIRSRMSKPVVAYIAGLTAPPGRKMGHAGALVSRGRGTARSKIAALEGAGARVADTPWRISKLVAGSR, from the coding sequence ATGATCATGGATCGCGGGACCAGAGTCGTGGTGCAGGGCATCACCGGCCACCAGGGCAGATATCATGCCCGGGCGATGTTGGACTTCGGGACCGAAGTGGTTGCCGGAGTCACGCCGGGCAAGGGCGGGACCTCGGTGGAAGGCGTCCCGGTCTATGATTCGGTGCAGGGGGCGGTCGACGAGCACGGGGCCGACGTGTCGGTCGTGTTCGTTCCCCCACGCGCCGCGGCGGACAGCGCCCTGGAGGCATTGGAGGCGGGTATAGGAACGGTGGTGATGGTCACCGAGCACGTGCCGGTACATGATGCCATGACCGTGATCCAATATGCCCGGCTCAAGGGTGGGCGGATCATCGGTCCCAATTGCCCAGGGATAGCTGCCCCTGGCCGAGGTAAGGCAGGCATAATGCCGAATGAAATCTTCCAAGAGGGCTCCGTTGGGGTGGTGTCGAGGAGCGGTACGCTAACCTATGAGGTCGTAAGCTCGCTGTCGCGTGCCGGGCTAGGGCAATCGACCTGCATCGGGATCGGCGGCGACCCGGTGGTAGGGACTTCTTTTGTCGAAGCCCTGCGAATGTTCGAGGCGGACGACGGTACCTCGGCCGTCGTGCTCATCGGGGAGATCGGCGGAGGCGCCGAGGAGGAGGCGGCTGAGTTCATCCGAAGCAGGATGAGCAAGCCGGTGGTGGCGTACATTGCCGGCCTCACTGCTCCGCCGGGCCGCAAGATGGGCCACGCCGGGGCGTTGGTGTCCCGCGGGCGGGGGACCGCACGGAGCAAGATCGCGGCCCTGGAGGGGGCCGGAGCGAGGGTGGCGGATACTCCCTGGAGGATATCTAAGCTGGTTGCAGGGAGCAGATAG
- a CDS encoding ATP-grasp domain-containing protein, translating to MMLLEDQGKRLFREHGIKVPSGRTVSVPEQAVGITGPAMVKALVPAGGRGKGGGVKKVMHEEDIGPAVSALLGATVSGHEVTKILIEEAVPVAREMYLSISIDRSLGLPVLVASASGGIEVETLDASIIQRWTLHPFLGVRQYVTRGIAIALGLKDREAEVRNLVTNLWELFTSIDCDLVEVNPLILATDGALVAADSKISINDDSLFRHPDLELPPTSGDELEGVARAEGLAFVRLDGDIGVIANGAGLTMATLDSLSLHGGDAGAFMDLGGTDDPARVRRAFEIMARSGQKVILVNIFGAMTKCDTVARGLLEALAGMVAPPTIVVRIRGINEEQAQDMLRSEGLAAHTELEGAVMDAVARR from the coding sequence ATGATGCTCCTTGAGGACCAGGGGAAGAGGCTGTTCCGAGAACACGGGATCAAGGTGCCGTCCGGACGTACCGTCTCCGTTCCTGAGCAGGCGGTAGGCATCACCGGGCCGGCAATGGTCAAGGCCTTGGTGCCGGCCGGGGGCAGGGGCAAGGGCGGAGGAGTAAAGAAGGTAATGCACGAGGAGGATATCGGCCCGGCCGTCTCCGCGCTGCTGGGCGCTACGGTGTCCGGCCACGAGGTCACCAAAATCCTCATCGAGGAGGCCGTTCCCGTGGCCAGGGAGATGTACCTTAGTATCTCTATCGACCGATCGCTAGGTCTTCCGGTCCTCGTCGCCTCCGCTTCCGGGGGCATCGAGGTTGAAACGCTGGACGCCTCGATCATCCAACGCTGGACGCTTCACCCCTTCCTTGGGGTTCGGCAATACGTGACCAGGGGAATCGCCATAGCGCTCGGCCTGAAAGACCGGGAGGCCGAGGTGAGGAACCTTGTAACGAACCTTTGGGAGCTGTTCACCTCCATCGACTGCGACCTGGTGGAGGTAAACCCTCTCATCCTGGCGACGGACGGCGCGCTGGTGGCTGCGGATTCCAAGATATCGATCAACGACGACTCGCTCTTCCGCCATCCGGACCTCGAGCTCCCGCCGACGAGCGGGGATGAGCTGGAGGGCGTGGCGCGAGCCGAAGGTCTAGCATTCGTGCGTCTGGATGGGGATATTGGGGTCATCGCCAACGGGGCCGGCTTGACCATGGCCACCCTCGACTCGCTATCGCTGCACGGCGGTGACGCAGGGGCGTTCATGGATCTAGGCGGAACCGACGACCCGGCGAGGGTGAGGCGGGCCTTCGAGATCATGGCGCGGTCTGGACAGAAGGTCATTCTGGTGAACATCTTTGGGGCGATGACCAAATGCGATACCGTGGCCCGGGGGCTGCTCGAGGCCCTCGCAGGTATGGTGGCCCCGCCGACTATTGTGGTGCGGATACGTGGCATTAATGAAGAGCAGGCCCAGGACATGCTGAGGTCGGAAGGCCTAGCCGCCCATACCGAGCTAGAGGGAGCGGTCATGGACGCGGTGGCAAGAAGGTAG
- a CDS encoding MBL fold metallo-hydrolase, which translates to MLPGSGYDCNVFIITGSRPMVVDAGTGDNLPRMVNKVRKVIGGSKVQAIVLTHRHFDHVGGAAALAKELDAPLYAHQDDAEVIREGSTKGTEALMFQRRMEAASVQNLKGGETFSTGDHDLKVIHTPGHTAGGICLYDQEHKILLSGDTVFAGGVGRWDLATGNLSDLTASVRSLLALQPADLYPGHGPCALGDAHMQIIEALRYLGE; encoded by the coding sequence ATGTTGCCAGGGTCCGGTTATGATTGTAATGTTTTCATCATAACAGGGAGCCGGCCCATGGTGGTGGACGCTGGTACCGGGGACAACCTCCCGCGGATGGTCAACAAGGTCCGCAAGGTGATCGGCGGGAGCAAGGTGCAGGCGATCGTGCTGACCCATCGGCACTTCGACCATGTGGGGGGCGCGGCCGCTTTGGCAAAGGAGCTCGATGCTCCGCTCTACGCGCACCAAGACGATGCCGAGGTCATCCGCGAAGGCTCGACCAAGGGGACCGAAGCGCTGATGTTCCAGCGGCGAATGGAGGCTGCAAGCGTGCAGAACCTTAAAGGTGGGGAAACGTTTTCCACCGGTGATCATGATCTCAAGGTGATCCATACTCCCGGCCACACCGCGGGAGGGATCTGCCTTTACGATCAGGAGCACAAGATCCTCCTGTCCGGCGATACCGTCTTCGCTGGTGGGGTCGGCCGTTGGGACCTTGCTACCGGTAACCTGAGCGACCTGACCGCTTCGGTGCGGTCACTGCTCGCCCTCCAGCCGGCGGACCTGTATCCGGGCCATGGGCCATGCGCGCTTGGAGACGCGCATATGCAGATCATAGAGGCGTTGAGATACTTAGGGGAATAA
- a CDS encoding L-threonylcarbamoyladenylate synthase, producing MEIIKCELKDGVPVIPESRLKQIVSELAAGRLIVYPTETVYGLGCDPFDETAVKRIYMAKRRPFDMAMSIMVKDLQMMEEVGVLDERSRRLVNKFMPGPLTIIVPKRPNVPDILTASTNEIGIRIPDNAVAMRLIEEFGPLVTTSANVHSHGNPRTCQEALDDLGASVSLYLDGGPTVHGKPSTIIQLTDQEITLIRPGALSPDTIKAALDE from the coding sequence ATGGAGATCATAAAGTGCGAGCTGAAGGACGGGGTGCCGGTCATCCCGGAGTCGAGATTGAAGCAGATAGTGTCCGAACTGGCTGCCGGCAGGCTCATCGTCTATCCCACTGAAACGGTATATGGTCTCGGGTGCGATCCGTTCGACGAGACCGCGGTCAAGCGCATCTACATGGCCAAGCGGAGACCGTTCGACATGGCCATGTCCATCATGGTCAAGGACCTGCAGATGATGGAGGAGGTCGGGGTGCTGGACGAGCGGTCCCGCCGACTGGTGAATAAGTTCATGCCCGGCCCCCTAACCATCATCGTCCCCAAGCGCCCCAACGTCCCGGACATCCTCACGGCCTCGACCAACGAAATCGGCATCCGCATACCGGATAACGCGGTGGCTATGAGGCTCATCGAGGAGTTTGGCCCCCTGGTGACGACCTCCGCTAACGTCCACTCTCACGGGAACCCCAGGACCTGCCAGGAGGCGCTAGACGATCTGGGCGCCTCGGTCAGCCTTTACCTTGACGGTGGTCCGACGGTCCATGGAAAGCCGTCTACCATCATCCAGCTCACCGATCAGGAGATAACCCTCATTCGGCCGGGGGCCCTATCGCCGGACACCATCAAGGCGGCATTGGATGAATGA
- the map gene encoding type II methionyl aminopeptidase: MNEEILEKIRRAGLIAAEARELGADMVDEGVKLLDVATEVEAYIVRKGAKPAFPTNLSINEAAAHYTPSSQDKLAFHRGDLVKVDVGAQVDGYIGDTAKTVEVRTKSWTNLIAASAKALSMATVMVGDGVQVGSIGGTIDRAIRSDGFVPVTNLTGHGLNCYNLHAGLTIANYDDGNQTRLRTDMMLAIEPFATDGAGEVRNSKPGNIYRILRDREVRDAEANKLFGKIKEEFGSLPFCERWCTALDPKAPIHLKTLVRHGILFAYPVLAEVKGGMVSQTEHTLVINNGKGEITTRIGV, from the coding sequence ATGAATGAGGAAATCCTGGAAAAGATCAGGCGCGCCGGATTGATCGCCGCCGAGGCTCGCGAGCTGGGGGCCGACATGGTGGACGAAGGCGTGAAACTGCTCGATGTCGCTACCGAGGTAGAGGCCTATATCGTTCGCAAGGGAGCGAAGCCAGCATTCCCCACGAACCTCAGCATCAATGAGGCCGCCGCTCACTATACCCCGTCCTCCCAGGACAAGCTCGCATTCCACCGCGGAGACCTGGTGAAGGTGGACGTGGGGGCGCAGGTGGACGGCTATATCGGAGACACTGCCAAGACCGTAGAGGTGCGGACGAAGAGCTGGACCAACCTGATCGCCGCGTCGGCCAAGGCGCTGAGCATGGCCACGGTGATGGTCGGCGACGGAGTCCAGGTGGGATCCATCGGCGGCACCATCGATCGGGCCATCCGGAGCGACGGCTTTGTCCCGGTCACCAACCTCACCGGCCATGGGCTGAACTGCTATAACCTGCATGCCGGGCTGACGATCGCCAACTACGATGATGGCAACCAGACCCGATTGCGCACCGACATGATGCTGGCCATCGAGCCGTTCGCCACAGACGGGGCGGGGGAAGTGCGCAACTCCAAGCCGGGGAACATCTACCGCATCTTGAGGGACCGCGAGGTCCGGGACGCGGAAGCAAACAAGCTCTTCGGCAAGATAAAGGAGGAGTTCGGCAGCCTGCCGTTCTGCGAGCGGTGGTGCACCGCCCTGGATCCGAAGGCCCCGATACACCTGAAGACGCTGGTCCGGCATGGCATCCTGTTCGCCTATCCCGTCCTGGCCGAAGTCAAGGGCGGAATGGTCTCCCAGACCGAGCATACCCTGGTGATCAACAACGGCAAAGGAGAGATCACCACAAGAATAGGAGTATGA